The following DNA comes from Deltaproteobacteria bacterium.
TGTCGGCACGGTGCATCACGAGGTAGGTGCTCCATAAACCGCCTGCGCTCATGCCTGTGGTACTCACTTTATACAGGTCGATATTTTGCTGTTCGCTCATGCATGTTCGCATGTCATCGTAGACAGCGAGGTCATCACTGGGGTTGCCGTAGAATCCCCAAGTCTGTGCGCCTTCACGTAGGTCCGGCACAACCATGATGACCTGATGCTGGTCGGCAAAGCGTTGAAGCTGAAGGTAATTAACCATCATAGCCGCATTGCCACCTAAGGGGTGCCATACGAAAACAAGTGGCATATTATCCGCCATTTCAGCGGGATAGACAGTAATGACGCTTCGTTGCGTTCCATTGGATTGCCATGTGATTGTTCCGGCGGTGCTCAGATCAGGGCACGTTCCGTTGGTAACTGCTGCCAGGGCAGCGGGTGCGGGCCCTTCAGGTTCAGCTGGGGTGACATCGGTGGTTGTTCCGGTGGCTTCATCCACGTTGCTGGTTTGAGAATCATCGACACCGCCACAAGCGGTTAAAAAACAAACAGATAAAACTAGAGAAAGCGCGCGCATTTCCCCTCCCATGCTTAGGTCCCTAAAGAAGGTGTATCCATATGCGTACAATGTAGGTCCGTAAAGTGTGAATTTGGGCTTCTTTGAATAATTGGTTAGTCCAAAAGAGTTGGCTGGCCCTATTGACAAGATTGCCTTCTCCCTACCAAATGGTAGGCAGAATGTGACTGACTGGTAGAGAGCTAAGTCAGAAAGGATAAATGATGGCCGACGGAGCCAAGCAAACAGAGCGCACGGGGGACATGGCATTGCGGATTTTAGAATCTGCGACCCAGCTCTTTGCGCAGCGTGGCTACGAAGGAACAAGTGTACAGGCGATAGCTGATGCCGTAGGCATTCGAAAAGCATCGCTGCTTTATCACTACCCATCGAAAGAAAACCTCCATCGGCGAGTTCTAGAAGAACTCCTGAGCCGATGGAATGAGAGTTTGCCAGCATTGATGTTGGCTGCGACGACAAGCAGGGATCGCTTTGAAGCGGTCATTCAGGCTGGCGTTGATTTTTTCGCTGCAGATTCTAATCGGGCACGTTTGCTTGTGCGGGAAATGCTGGACAGGCCGGCAGAAATGCAACGCTTGGTGGTAACGCACTCAAATATTTGGGTGAAAGCCATTTGCGATGCTTTAAGGGAAGGGCAAGAGCACGGCCGTGTTCGTGCTGATCTCGATCCTGAGGCCTATGTAATTCATGTTGTTAATTTGGTGTGTGGCATGGCGATGCTGGATCCCATGTCTTTACTTTTGGACCATCACGCAAGTGATGGCGAGGTAAGTGAACGTGCCAAAAAACGTTTCGTGGATGAGTTGATGCGTATTGCGCGGGTTTCATTATTTGCGCCGCGTCCCTCGAAGACCACGTAAGGAAAAAAAAATGGCTAATTTTTTAGAAGACAATGAAGACCTTAAGTTTTACCTGGAAAAATATATTGATTGGGAACCCTTGGTAAGACTTGTCGAATACGACTTCAAAATGAACGATGGTTTCGAAAGTAATGAAGAAGCCACTGAATTCTATAACGATGTCCTCAACATGGTTGGTGAACTGGTTGCCAATGAAATCGCACCACGCGCTAAAGCCATCGAAGAGAACCCTGTGAAAATGGTTGATGGTGAAGTTGTTGGCTCTCCTGAGTTCAACGCAATTTTCGACCAAATTAATGAAGTTGGCCTTCACGGATTATGTTTGCCGCGTGAGCTTGGCGGGATGAACGCTCCTCTGTTGGTATACATGCTGGCCGGAGAAATGTTTTCGCGAGCCGATGTTTCTGTCATGACACACCACAGTTTCCACGGTGGTATGGCACTGGCGATGCTTCTTTTCAGCGTGATGGAGGGATCAACCGAAATCGATCTAGAGACCATGACGATGAAGACGACGCGGTTTCAAAAAGAGATCGAGGAAATCATCACAGGGCAGACTTGGGGAGCGATGGATATCACTGAACCTGATGCAGGTTCTGATATGGCCGCTCTTCGTACGAAGGCTGAGCAGGATGAAGACGGCAACTGGTTTGTGACCGGT
Coding sequences within:
- a CDS encoding TetR/AcrR family transcriptional regulator, with product MADGAKQTERTGDMALRILESATQLFAQRGYEGTSVQAIADAVGIRKASLLYHYPSKENLHRRVLEELLSRWNESLPALMLAATTSRDRFEAVIQAGVDFFAADSNRARLLVREMLDRPAEMQRLVVTHSNIWVKAICDALREGQEHGRVRADLDPEAYVIHVVNLVCGMAMLDPMSLLLDHHASDGEVSERAKKRFVDELMRIARVSLFAPRPSKTT